In the genome of Ictalurus furcatus strain D&B chromosome 13, Billie_1.0, whole genome shotgun sequence, one region contains:
- the mki67 gene encoding proliferation marker protein Ki-67 — protein sequence MPLLGKIVVIKRNGTDGTEFPLTASCLFGRKLDCDIRIQMPQVSKEQCRIELNENKELILTNLSSVNPTLINGETLQQSERLKHGDLITIIDRSFRFEYPPAQTPKKKHLSTPGKGETVKVLQDQQVKSTPGSTEKKKSEHAKDTCLKDGSNLPACPGQSVGDQSTASTDSTLSPFSDLYNMVKRDLSTKPVWKSASVSNTPLSKQELEKVSSENEKPATPKSAQKKRRSSTARAENLPAQVKTATPVVQGEQKRCSEGVGTPVPQKKTPQTTPQKFTTDQVAQQIAFESPSTKSPRARRSSASQTPENRTTTQNPSEPTEAEEAKVKQATRTSPRASAGKRFQVQDVSQEVVATPTSDDTGNDQKSSKKHKRDDLPLPAAKRKRVSFGGQLSPELFDKRLPPDSPLRRGATPWRRSLGFSQKSHSLLRRASTIGLMGYQLEEDLAESPARSASPKRAASPAKTLKKTPSPAKTLKKTPSPAKTLKKTPSPAKTLKKTPSPAKTLKKTPSPAKTLKKTPSPAKTVKKTPSPAKTVKKTPSPAKTLKKTPSPAKKSPSPKAKTPSPKNSKTPPPPSNPSTPASSRRLSNASAKLRSSSEESLLKTPTMHGRFSVSRISTPSPIPDPQKETKEEPVHVEEAPRVRATPRATLRRSSMKASARKSVLKSALDVVRSRRSGASRANLKVVSSWADIVKFGQARPQMEGDAKKTTTKRTAVKHAKANKPKTPAHRLKDHTSTGHADSPASIVVGKAYLRSTRLVGAAPKVVCNVALFKKDMKMDEDLTGLSDIFKTPANSRRKSAFIKPSECPATPLGVEMTETSVMNTPEESGEMVVSPMSVASSAGPARYNAEAVTRLLQDDQGGSVIEEKDDSAALPPSDVSVALDMSSEGQPKNKKATPVQTPQRKPEQAECLTGVKRLMRTPKQKAEPVEDLRGKLLKTPKEPYPPQEESLEGVKELLDTPVRKGTLLEDDMAGVKKLTKTPKVINSPVVCAVALKRLVKTPKDKTEREEDFTGVKRLMKTPRQKKQQVEEDLTGVQEMMQTPQQKKQPVEEDLTGVQEMMKTPQQKKQPVEEDLTGVLEMTKTPQQKKQPVEEDLTGVQEMTKTPQQKKQLVQEDLGIQQMMKTPKQKKQPIEEDLTGVQEMMKTPQQKKQLVQEDLGIQQMMKTPKQKKQPIEEDLTGVQEIIKTPQQKKQPVEEDLTGVLEMMKTPQQKKQPVEEDLMGVQEIIKTPQQKKQLVEEDLTVVQQMMKTPKQKKQPVEEDLMGVQQMMKTPKQKSQLVEDLVGVKRLLQTPKEKGEPVENDFGIDHLMKTPKQKRDEAVLGSTMDAEFKSMSSGVLLLEDASEESEEKENICPVEDVKNDGEAAVGLQIETEEGETSCQEVEASVASPEQEEQSNRSSPDKKTRLGAQVRTARRSQKSQERQVDSDSLSGTVAGSEEETSAGSAKSVPCVRVRRGKSAVDHLEDVPVQTPDRKYTRGKIPKEQAEAQKPARASAEALKPRRGRKAERDVSPVVDLTASAEVEDSVKTPAPARTKRGRKEKHEPENPRKPEASVEEVGVASESAELQPSEETEPPVKSNTRARRGRTTKKEPTTAAEVEESSDAVAEVEAVVLESSKIKSAVKTRRGRLTKKEMLKTSQLEESCEPTLTVMESDVKSLDAVVVIEPKLPAITEDQSAAETVQANSKPRRGRAAKKETPQAEDTSKPTLDPEVPPEERTRMPVVKSRRGRSANPGALINQGAADESNVEPPAVEAEPKPEAPAVRSGRGAGNKQVKPQVEDGANGPSTETSAAAAVAEEPAMKNVRGGRRTKQPKAQVLDDSQDSETIQQLEAPAARSSRGKRTAAVKDEPDALVKRGRRGATVEAPPVVKPSRGRKAVTKSEPEEVSEGSTSVVGPIEVTSNETKVPGSATEETPLSEADSKAAAKRGRGRIAKKAKVSTKDTSVREAEEAAAEEEPQQKMSRKKNEPAAKDDAETKQLVHPSVKGRKGRGAKEQEEPEKEKPAAEESIQPVRRGRAAASVGLEVAARQKRGQKRRDLEVEGDKIPDTESLPKKKRGKGAGAEAQTDSAAAPGRGRRTAAKEAEETSVVEAEGAPKNEEKPVRGRRKAAPEDVPPQAEDPISERTTRRGTRGEKKAETDVASAPARRTRRK from the exons ATGCCTTTGCTCGGTAAAATCGTGGTGATAAAGAGAAACGGGACGGATGGAACCGAGTTTCCGCTCACAGCGTCCTGTCTGTTCGGGag gAAGCTCGACTGCGATATCCGGATCCAGATGCCACAGGTGTCCAAAGAACAATGCAGAATCGAGCTCAACGAGAACAAAGAG cttaTTTTGACCAACCTGAGCTCGGTGAATCCGACTCTCATCAACGGTGAGACTCTGCAGCAGTCCGAGCGTTTGAAGCACGGAGATCTAATCACAATTATCGATCGTTCTTTCAG GTTCGAGTATCCGCCTGCGCAGACTCCGAAGAAAAAGCACTTATCCACACCCGGTAAAGGAGAAACTGTCAAG GTCCTGCAAGACCAGCAGGTGAAGAGCACACCCGGAAGTACGGAGAAAAAGAAGTCAGAGCATGCCAAAG ACACCTGCTTGAAAGATGGCTCCAACCTGCCTGCCTGTCCGGGCCAGAGTGTTGGAGATCAGAGCACTGCGAGCACAGACAGCACCTTGTCTCCCTTCTCTGACCTTTACAACATGGTCAAGCGAGATCTGTCCACCAAACCCGTGTGGAAATCTGCCAGTGTGTCCAATACCCCTCTCTCGAAACAGGAACTCGAGAAGGTTTCAAGCGAGAATGAGAAGCCGGCGACGCCGAAGTCGGCGCAGAAGAAGAGAAGATCCTCAACCGCTCGAGCAGAGAACCTGCCTGCTCAGGTGAAGACGGCCACGCCTGTTGTTcagggagaacagaagaggtgCTCGGAGGGCGTCGGGACGCCCGTACCTCAGAAGAAAACCCCCCAGACGACGCCACAGAAGTTCACCACTGACCAGGTGGCCCAGCAAATCGCCTTCGAGAGTCCGAGTACCAAGTCTCCGAGAGCCAGAAGGAGCAGCGCTTCTCAAACCCCGGAGAACCGGACCACTACCCAGAATCCCTCAGAACCAACAGAGGCCGAAGAGGCCAAAGTGAAACAGGCCACCAGGACATCTCCGCGAGCAAGTGCAGGAAAACGCTTTCAAGTCCAGGACGTGTCGCAGGAGGTtgtagccacgcccacttctgaTGACACAG GTAACGACCAGAAGTCCAGTAAGAAGCACAAACGTGACGACCTGCCCCTTCCTGCAGCCAAGAGAAAACGGGTGTCCTTTGGCGGACAGCTGAGCCCTGAACTGTTCGACAAACGTTTACCGCCTGATTCCCCCCTACGCCGAGGGGCAACCCCTTGGAGACGCAGCTTGGGGTTCTCTCAGAAATCTCACTCTCTACTCAGACGAGCCTCCACCATTGGCCTGATG GGTTACCAGCTTGAAGAGGATCTTGCAGAGAGCCCTGCCAGGAGCGCTTCACCTAAACGGGCAGCTTCCCCTGCCAAGACTCTGAAGAAGACTCCTTCCCCTGCCAAGACTCTGAAGAAGACTCCTTCCCCTGCCAAGACTCTGAAGAAGACTCCTTCCCCTGCCAAGACTCTGAAGAAGACTCCTTCCCCCGCCAAGACTCTGAAGAAGACTCCTTCCCCTGCCAAGACTCTGAAGAAGACTCCTTCCCCTGCCAAGACTGTGAAGAAGACTCCTTCCCCTGCCAAGACTGTGAAGAAGACTCCTTCCCCTGCCAAGACTCTGAAGAAGACTCCTTCCCCTGCCAAGAAGTCTCCAAGTCCAAAGGCTAAAACCCCGTCTCCTAAAAATTCCAAGACCCCTCCACCTCCTTCAAACCCATCAACTCCAGCATCCTCAAGGAGGCTCTCCAACGCTTCTGCGAAGTTGCGATCTTCTAGCGAAGAGTCCCTTCTCAAGACCCCTACGATGCATGGGCGATTTTCGGTTTCCCGAATCAGCACCCCGTCGCCCATCCCTGATCCTCAGAAAGAAACGAAGGAAGAACCTGTACATGTAGAAGAAGCGCCTCGGGTACGTGCAACCCCGAGGGCCACGCTGAGAAGGAGCAGCATGAAGGCGTCGGCTCGGAAGAGCGTGCTGAAGAGCGCGCTCGATGTTGTGCGATCACGGCGCAGCGGAGCTTCACGTGCTAATTTAAAAG TCGTCAGTTCTTGGGCCGACATCGTGAAGTTTGGACAGGCCAGACCTCAAATGGAAGGAGACGCTAAGAAAACGACAACCAAGAGAACGGCAGTCAAGCACGCTAAAGCGAATAAACCCAAG ACGCCTGCACACCGACTGAAAGATCACACGAGTACCGGACATGCGGATTCTCCAGCCAGTATAGTCGTAGGCAAAGCCTACTTACGATCTACTCGACTTGTTGGTGCTGCCCCTAAAGTAGTATGCAACGTCGCCCTGTTTAAAAAGGATATGAAAATGGATGAAGATCTTACCG GGCTATCCGATATCTTCAAAACTCCGGCTAACAGTAGACGGAAGAGTGCTTTTATAAAGCCTAGCGAGTGTCCAGCAACACCGCTTGGTGTTGAAATGACTGAAACGTCAGTAATGAATACTCCTGAGGAATCTG GTGAAATGGTGGTGTCTCCTATGAGCGTCGCTTCCAGTGCCGGACCTGCGCGCTACAACGCTGAAGCTGTAACCAGACTCCTCCAGGACGACCAAGGCGGAAGCGTAATTGAAGAAAAGGATGACTCGGCTGCCCTTCCTCCATCCGACGTATCCGTGGCATTAGATATGTCCAGTGAAGGTCAACCCAAGAACAAGAAAGCCACGCCAGTCCAAACACCACAACGCAAACCAGAACAGGCAGAATGTCTAACAGGAGTCAAACGACTCATGAGAACGCCTAAGCAGAAAGCCGAGCCTGTAGAAGACCTTCGAGGCAAGTTACTCAAGACGCCCAAAGAGCCGTATCCACCCCAGGAAGAGAGTTTGGAAGGCGTTAAAGAACTCCTCGATACCCCTGTACGAAAGGGAACTCTCTTAGAAGACGACATGGCTGGGGTAAAGAAGTTGACGAAGACTCCAAAAGTTATaaacagtcctgtagtgtgtgctgtagcCTTGAAGAGACTTGTCAAGACCCCGAAGGATAAGACTGAGCGAGAGGAGGACTTTACTGGAGTAAAACGATTGATGAAGACTCCCAGGCAGAAGAAACAGCAGGTTGAGGAAGATCTGACAGGAGTTCAGGAGATGATGCAAACTCCCCAGCAGAAGAAACAGCCGGTAGAGGAAGATCTGACGGGAGTTCAGGAGATGATGAAAACTCCCCAGCAGAAGAAACAGCCAGTTGAGGAAGATCTGACGGGAGTTCTGGAGATGACGAAAACTCCCCAGCAGAAGAAACAGCCAGTTGAGGAAGATCTGACGGGAGTTCAGGAGATGACGAAAACTCCCCAGCAGAAGAAACAGCTGGTTCAAGAAGACTTAGGCATTCAGCAGATGATGAAAACTCCTAAGCAGAAGAAACAGCCAATTGAGGAAGATCTGACGGGAGTTCAGGAGATGATGAAAACTCCCCAGCAGAAGAAACAGCTGGTTCAAGAAGACTTAGGCATTCAGCAGATGATGAAAACTCCTAAGCAGAAGAAACAGCCAATTGAGGAAGATCTGACGGGAGTTCAGGAGATTATTAAAACTCCCCAGCAGAAGAAACAGCCAGTTGAGGAAGATCTGACTGGAGTTCTGGAGATGATGAAAACTCCCCAGCAGAAGAAACAGCCGGTTGAGGAAGATCTGATGGGAGTTCAGGAGATTATTAAAACTCCCCAGCAGAAGAAACAGCTGGTTGAGGAAGATCTGACAGTTGTTCAGCAGATGATGAAAACTCCTAAGCAGAAGAAACAGCCAGTTGAGGAAGATCTGATGGGAGTTCAGCAGATGATGAAAACTCCAAAGCAGAAGAGCCAACTGGTTGAAGATCTGGTTGGTGTGAAGCGCTTGCTTCAGACCCCCAAGGAGAAAGGGGAGCCAGTGGAAAATGACTTTGGAATTGATCATTTGATGAAGACTCCCAAGCAGAAAAGAGATGAAGCGGTGCTGGGTTCCACCATGGATGCAGAGTTCAAGTCCATGAGTTCTGGTGTTTTGCTTTTGGAAG atGCCAGTGAGGAATCTGAAGAGAAGGAAAATATCTGCCCGGTCGAAGATGTGAAAAATGATGGAGAAGCAGCTGTTGGTCTACAGATTGAGACGGAAGAAGGAGAAACTTCTTGCCAGGAGGTGGAAGCGTCTGTAGCTTCTCCCGAGCAAGAGGAGCAGTCGAACAGATCCTCACCTGATAAAAAGACCAGGCTTGGTGCTCAAGTAAGAACTGCACGGAGATCCCAGAAGAGTCAAGAACGTCAGGTGGATTCGGATTCTCTGTCTGGTACGGTTGCAGGATCTGAGGAGGAAACCAGCGCTGGTTCTGCAAAGTCTGTTCCTTGTGTGCGAGTAAGGAGAGGCAAGTCAGCCGTTGACCACCTCGAGGACGTTCCTGTACAAACTCCTGATAGAAAATATACCAGAGGAAAAATCCCCAAGGAGCAAGCCGAGGCTCAGAAACCAGCTCGTGCCTCTGCAGAGGCACTTAAACCCAGGAGAGGAAGGAAAGCCGAACGAGATGTCAGTCCTGTTGTTGACTTGACTGCTTCCGCAGAGGTGGAAGACTCCGTGAAGACACCGGCTCCTGCTAGAACcaagagaggaaggaaagaaaaacacgaACCGGAGAATCCACGAAAGCCGGAAGCCTCGGTTGAGGAGGTTGGGGTGGCGTCGGAGAGTGCTGAACTTCAGCCGTCAGAAGAGACCGAGCCTCCTGTTAAGTCCAACACCAGAGCAAGGAGAGGCAGGACAACAAAGAAGGAACCAACAACGGCTGCAGAAGTTGAGGAATCCTCAGACGCCGTAGCAGAGGTAGAAGCCGTCGTACTAGAGAGTTCTAAAATCAAATCCGCCGTGAAAACCAGGAGAGGCAGGCTGACAAAGAAGGAAATGCTGAAGACCTCGCAATTGGAGGAGTCTTGTGAACCCACCCTGACTGTCATGGAGTCGGACGTTAAGAGCTTGGATGCCGTCGTCGTCATCGAGCCCAAATTACCAGCGATTACAGAAGATCAATCGGCAGCAGAAACTGTTCAAGCCAACTCAAAACCGAGGAGAGGCAGGGCAGCAAAGAAGGAAACTCCACAAGCTGAGGACACCTCTAAACCCACTTTGGATCCTGAGGTGCCGCCTGAAGAGCGCACTCGAATGCCTGTTGTGAAGTCTAGACGAGGAAGGAGCGCGAATCCAGGGGCTTTGATCAACCAGGGAGCGGCCGATGAATCCAACGTTGAACCTCCTGCAGTTGAAGCTGAGCCTAAACCAGAAGCTCCAGCAGTCAGGTCTGGCCGAGGTGCTGGAAACAAGCAGGTAAAGCCGCAGGTAGAGGACGGAGCTAATGGTCCTTCTACGGAAACCAGTGCAGCAGCTGCTGTGGCGGAAGAACCAGCGATGAAAAACGTCAGAGGAGGCAGGAGGACAAAACAGCCCAAAGCTCAGGTTTTAGATGATTCTCAGGACTCAGAAACCATCCAGCAGTTGGAGGCCCCTGCAGCCAGGTCATCCAGAGGAAAGCGCACAGCTGCTGTCAAGGATGAACCAGACGCGCTGGTTAAAAGAGGGCGTCGCGGAGCTACTGTCGAAGCTCCTCCAGTTGTCAAGCCTAGCCGTGGTAGAAAAGCAGTGACAAAATCTGAGCCAGAGGAAGTCTCAGAAGGTTCCACATCAGTGGTGGGACCAATCGAAGTGACCAGCAATGAAACAAAGGTACCAGGGTCTGCGACTGAAGAAACGCCACTTTCAGAGGCAGACTCTAAGGCAGCAGctaagagaggaagagggagaatcGCCAAGAAAGCCAAGGTCTCCACCAAGGACACCTCGGTCAGAGAAGCTGAAGAAGCAGCAGCTGAGGAAGAGCCTCAACAGAAGATGTCCAGGAAGAAAAATGAACCAGCAGCCAAAGACGATGCAGAGACTAAGCAGTTGGTACATCCGTCAGTCAAAGGGCGCAAAGGCAGAGGGGCAAAGGAACAAGAAGAACCGGAAAAGGAGAAGCCAGCTGCTGAAGAAAGCATCCAACCAGTCAGGAGAGGAAGAGCGGCCGCTTCAGTAGGGTTAGAAGTAGCTGCCAGGCAGAAAAGGGGGCAGAAAAGGAGGGACCTGGAGGTTGAAGGTGACAAAATTCCAGATACGGAGTCCTTACCGAAGAAGAAAAGGGGCAAAGGAGCAGGTGCAGAAGCTCAAACAGATTCAGCAGCTGCACCAGGCAGAGGGAGGAGGACGGCTGCAAAGGAGGCAGAAGAAACTTCTGTAGTGGAAGCAGAAGGAGCTCctaagaatgaagaaaaacccGTCAGAGGTCGGAGAAAAGCAGCTCCGGAAGATGTTCCACCTCAGGCTGAGGATCCCATCTCGG AGAGAACCACTCGCCGAGGAACCAGAGGTGAGAAGAAAGCCGAGACGGACGTCGCTTCTGCTCCTGCGAGACGGACGAGAAGGAAATAA